In Topomyia yanbarensis strain Yona2022 chromosome 2, ASM3024719v1, whole genome shotgun sequence, one DNA window encodes the following:
- the LOC131680007 gene encoding uncharacterized protein LOC131680007 → MKLEMDSANKAPDQRQIVGFATSFVRFEEGGVTNMSFLPQNDVQMNENVSNNAQQDSLPETIRSILAKDKGKFQKVLTRKLDLQIVLDAPELNHMNRILTKHFFEDRILNEKRYPTWQDKQDLAIRILEEFPHLERTRLSQEAPKESYFFWRFGGSGFGRHSGIIETRVGNMQKDIPAEERQFRRKKPEMKILPPVSMYENAACLATLTPVPQNGRYISEGMANCTELHKSLLQQKSPDKYKAIIASFPHLLSFEGIMIQQAFDRLQPQYNKQADLAKLLCFGLMLDIKWSEVQSKYIKGALRIMKTLTNRGIKRTTDDDTVSIEEVLAGPFIKWVYPRCRRINVSQPRIVFLCAKD, encoded by the exons ATGAAATT gGAAATGGATAGTGCCAATAAGGCTCCCGACCAACGGCAAATCGTGG GTTTCGCTACTTCGTTTGTTCGTTTCGAGGAAGGTGGAGTGACTAATATGAGTTTTTTACCCCAGAACGATGTACAAATGAATGAGAACGTATCGAATAATGCACAGCAAGATTCGCTGCCCGAG ACTATTCGATCAATTTTGGCAAAGGACAAAGGCAAATTTCAAAAGGTTCTCACTCGCAAACTTGACCTACAAATAGTTCTTGATGCTCCTGAATTGAACCACATGAATCGAATtttaacaaaacatttttttgaggATCGCATTTTGAATGAGAAGAG ATATCCTACCTGGCAGGATAAGCAAGATTTGGCAATTCGAATTCTGGAAGAATTTCCCCATCTAGAAAGAACTCGTTTAAGCCAGGAAGCTCCGAAAGAA TCGTATTTCTTCTGGAGATTTGGCGGCAGTGGATTTGGGCGCCATTCGGGTATAATTGAAACACGTGTCGGTAATATGCAAAAGGATATACCTGCTGAAGAGAGACAATTCAGAAGAAAGAAGCCCGAAATGAAAATTCTACCACCAGTATCTATGTATGAAAACGCAGCTTGCTTGGCTACACTTACTCCGGTTCCCCAAAATGGAAGGTATATCTCGGAAGGAATGGCCAATTGTACCGAGCTACACAAATCCTTGCTTCAGCAGAAGAGCCCAGACAAATACAAAGCCATTATCGCATCTTTTCCACATCTGCTCTCCTTCGAAGGAATCATG ATACAACAAGCTTTTGACCGACTTCAACCACAATACAACAAGCAAGCAGATTTGGCCAAACTCCTGTGCTTTGGATTGATGCTTGATATTAAATGGAGCGAAGTTCAAAGCA AGTACATTAAAGGAGCACTGAGAATTATGAAAACGCTTACCAACCGTGGAATAAAACGTACGACTGATGATGATACAGTATCAATCGAAGAGGTTTTGGCTGGGCCTTTCATCAAATGGGTATAC CCTAGATGCCGGCGCATTAATGTATCCCAGCCAAGAATTGTGTTTCTCTGTGCTAAGGATTGA